One genomic segment of Vulpes vulpes isolate BD-2025 chromosome 2, VulVul3, whole genome shotgun sequence includes these proteins:
- the LOC112933169 gene encoding acylphosphatase-1, translating into MAEGDTLISVDYEIFGKVQGVFFRKYTQAEGKKLGLVGWVQNTDQGTVQGQLQGPVSKVRLMQEWLETKGSPKSHINRANFRNEKVILKLDYSDFQIVK; encoded by the coding sequence ATGGCAGAAGGGGACACCCTGATATCAGTGGATTATGAAATTTTTGGGAAGGTCCAAGGGGTGTTTTTCCGCAAGTACACTCAGGCTGAGGGTAAAAAGCTGGGATTGGTTGGCTGGGTCCAGAACACTGACCAGGGCACAGTGCAAGGACAATTGCAAGGTCCCGTCTCCAAAGTGCGTCTTATGCAGGAATGGCTTGAGACAAAAGGAAGTCCCAAATCACACATCAACAGAGCAAACTTCAGGAATGAGAAAGTCATCTTAAAGTTGGATTACTCAGATTTCCAAATTGTGAAATAA